A single Meles meles chromosome 20, mMelMel3.1 paternal haplotype, whole genome shotgun sequence DNA region contains:
- the PLIN4 gene encoding perilipin-4 isoform X1 yields the protein MSAPDKGGRDPPKPKGKTLGSFFGSLPGFSSARNLMAGAHSSAKEARPVADPTAASARPQTDAATNLDPTERGEKLPPPSDQMISGAKDLVCSTMTKTKGAISSGMANMVDTAKGVVQGGLDMTRSALMGTKETVATGVTGAVDVAKGTVQTGLDTTKTVLTGTKDAVSTGVTGAANMAKGAVQTGLNTTQNIVTGTKDTVCSGVTGAVNVAKGAVQTGLDTTKTVVTGTKDTMCSGVTGAVNVAKGAVQGGLDTSKSVLTGTKDAVSTGLTGAVNMAKGTVQTGLDTTKTVLMGTKDTVCSGVTGAMHVAKGAVQTGLDTTKTVLTGTKDTVSTGLTGAVGVAKGSVQTGLDTTKTVLTGTKDAVSTGLTGAVSMAKGTVQTGLDTTKTVLTGTKDAVSTGLTGAVGVAKGTVQTGLDTTKTVLTGTKDTVCSGVTGAMSVAKGAVQGGLDASKTVLTGTKDAVSTGVTGAANMAKGALQTGLNTTQNIVTGTKDTVCSGVTGAVNVAKGAVQTGLDTTKTVLTGTKDAVSTGLTGAVGVAKGTVQTGLNTTKTVLTGTKDTMCSGVTGAMNVAKGAAQTGLDTTKTIVTGTKDAVSTGLTGAVSMAKGTVQTGLDTTKTVLTGTKDTVCSGVTGAVNVAKGAVQGGLDASKTVLTGTRDTLSTGLTGALGVAKGTVQTGLDTTKTVLTGTKDAVSTGLTGAVSMAKGTVQTGLDTSKTVLTGTKDTLSTGLTGALGVAKGTVQTGLDTTKTVLKGTKDTVCSGVTGAVNVAKGAVQGGLDASKTVLTGTKDAVSTGVTGAANMAKGALQTGLNTTQNIVTGTKDTVCSGVTGAMNVAKGAVQTGLDTTKTVLTGTKDAVSTGLTGAVSMAKGTVQTGLDTTKTVLTGTKDTVSTGLTGAVGVAKGTVQTGLDTTKTVLTGTKDTMCSGMTGAVNVAKGAVQGGLDTTKTVLTGTKDAVSTGVTGAANMAKGAVQTGLNTTQNIVTGTKDTVCSGVTGAMNVAKGTVQGGLDTSKTVLTGTRDTLSTGLTSALGVAKGTVQTGLDTTKTLLTGTKDTVCGGVTGAMNVAKGAAHMGMDTSKAILTGTEDAVSTGLTGAGSVATEAGQTVQNWLPGTQDSVWSGLTSYRAPGKGGEQAILRPQEALSSGLSSAPDTLCATLDLGREATAAATGTHGAPLGRENAGHAGAMSFATPRDELGDLGEIFYPMDAKEQAQLAASEPGPKVLTADRGSYFVRLGDLAPGFRQRAFEHALSHLQHGQFQARAALAQLEESFEQIEKAKQAPEGQSWVDQGLSSRVEEGVPQEVLDSRALSRACGLIQQLHVAYSTLASSLQGLPSELQQQVGRARHGLCELYGLVSSARSVGEPPAERLAQSRGAVRQAWRELEQMLESVQHGPPLCWLVGPFALHPTGQQL from the exons ATGTCTGCCCCAGACAAAGGAGGCCGGGATCCTCCCAAACCCAAGGGCAAG ACCCTGGGGAGCTTCTTCGGGTCTCTGCCTGGCTTCAGTTCTGCGCGGAACCTGATGGCCGGCGCCCACAGTTCAGCGAAAGAGGCCCGGCCCGTCGCGGATCCCACAGCCGCCTCTGCCCGGCCCCAGACTGATG cagccaccaacCTGGACCCAACAGAGCGCGGGGAGAAGCTGCCACCGCCTTCGGATCAG ATGATCTCTGGGGCAAAGGACCTGGTGTGCTCTACGATGACCAAGACCAAGGGTGCCATCTCCTCCGGGATGGCCAACATGGTGGACACAGCTAAAGGTGTGGTGCAGGGAGGCCTAGACATGACCCGGTCTGCACTCATGGGCACCAAGGAGACTGTGGCCACTGGGGTCACAGGTGCAGTGGATGTGGCCAAGGGCACTGTCCAGACTGGCCTGGATACCACCAAGACTGTCCTCACGGGCACCAAAGATGCAGTGTCCACGGGGGTGACAGGGGCAGCAAACATGGCCAAGGGAGCCGTGCAAACTGGGCTCAACACGACCCAAAACATCGTCACAGGCACCAAGGACACCGTATGCAGCGGGGTGACCGGTGCCGTGAATGTGGCCAAAGGAGCTGTCCAGACTGGCCTGGACACCACCAAGACTGTCGTGACAGGTACCAAGGACACCATGTGCAGTGGTGTGACCGGTGCTGTGAATGTGGCCAAAGGAGCTGTCCAAGGAGGTCTGGACACCTCAAAGTCTGTCCTCACGGGCACCAAAGACGCAGTGTCCACTGGGCTCACTGGGGCAGTCAACATGGCCAAGGGCACTGTCCAGACTGGCCTGGATACCACCAAGACTGTCCTCATGGGCACCAAGGACACCGTGTGTAGCGGGGTGACCGGTGCCATGCACGTGGCCAAAGGAGCTGTCCAGACTGGCCTGGACACCACCAAAACCGTCCTGACTGGCACCAAAGACACTGTGTCCACTGGGCTCACAGGTGCAGTGGGTGTGGCCAAGGGCAGTGTCCAGACTGGCCTGGACACCACCAAGACTGTCCTCACGGGCACCAAAGACGCAGTGTCCACTGGGCTCACTGGGGCAGTCAGTATGGCCAAGGGCACCGTGCAGACTGGCCTGGACACCACCAAGACCGTCCTGACTGGCACCAAAGACGCAGTGTCCACTGGGCTCACAGGTGCAGTGGGTGTGGCCAAGGGCACTGTCCAGACTGGCCTGGACACCACCAAGACCGTCCTCACGGGCACCAAGGACACCGTGTGCAGTGGGGTGACCGGTGCCATGAGCGTGGCCAAAGGAGCTGTCCAAGGAGGTCTGGACGCCTCAAAGACTGTCCTCACGGGCACCAAAGATGCAGTGTCCACGGGGGTGACAGGGGCAGCGAACATGGCCAAGGGAGCGCTGCAAACTGGGCTCAACACGACCCAAAACATTGTCACAGGCACCAAGGACACCGTGTGCAGCGGGGTGACCGGTGCCGTGAACGTGGCCAAAGGAGCTGTCCAGACTGGCCTGGACACCACCAAGACCGTCCTCACGGGCACCAAAGACGCAGTGTCCACTGGGCTCACAGGTGCAGTGGGTGTGGCCAAGGGCACTGTCCAGACTGGTCTGAACACCACCAAGACTGTCCTCACGGGCACCAAGGACACCATGTGCAGTGGGGTGACCGGTGCTATGAATGTGGCCAAAGGAGCTGCCCAGACTGGCCTGGACACCACCAAGACCATCGTCACGGGCACCAAAGATGCAGTGTCCACTGGGCTCACTGGGGCAGTCAGTATGGCCAAGGGCACCGTGCAGACTGGCCTGGACACCACCAAGACCGTCCTGACTGGCACCAAAGACACCGTATGCAGCGGGGTGACCGGTGCTGTGAACGTGGCCAAAGGAGCTGTCCAAGGAGGTCTGGACGCCTCAAAGACTGTCCTGACTGGCACCAGAGACACCCTATCTACTGGGCTCACAGGTGCACTGGGTGTGGCCAAGGGCACCGTTCAGACTGGCCTGGACACCACCAAGACCGTCCTCACGGGCACCAAAGACGCAGTGTCCACTGGGCTCACTGGGGCAGTCAGTATGGCCAAGGGCACTGTCCAGACTGGCCTGGACACCTCAAAGACTGTCCTGACTGGCACCAAAGACACCCTATCTACTGGGCTCACGGGCGCACTGGGTGTGGCCAAGGGCACTGTCCAGACTGGCCTGGACACCACCAAGACTGTCCTCAAGGGCACCAAGGACACCGTGTGCAGTGGGGTGACCGGTGCGGTGAATGTGGCCAAAGGAGCTGTCCAAGGAGGTCTGGACGCCTCAAAGACTGTCCTCACGGGCACCAAAGATGCAGTGTCCACGGGGGTGACAGGGGCAGCGAACATGGCCAAGGGAGCGCTGCAAACTGGGCTCAACACGACCCAAAACATCGTCACAGGCACCAAGGACACCGTGTGCAGCGGGGTGACCGGTGCCATGAACGTGGCCAAAGGAGCTGTCCAGACTGGCCTGGACACCACCAAGACCGTCCTCACGGGCACCAAAGACGCAGTGTCCACTGGGCTCACTGGGGCAGTCAGTATGGCCAAGGGCACCGTGCAGACTGGCCTGGACACCACCAAGACCGTCCTCACGGGCACCAAGGATACAGTGTCCACTGGGCTCACAGGTGCAGTGGGTGTGGCCAAGGGCACTGTCCAGACTGGCCTGGACACCACCAAGACTGTCCTCACGGGCACCAAGGACACCATGTGCAGTGGGATGACCGGTGCCGTGAATGTGGCCAAAGGAGCTGTCCAAGGAGGTCTGGACACCACGAAGACCGTCCTCACGGGCACCAAAGATGCAGTGTCCACGGGGGTGACAGGGGCAGCGAACATGGCCAAGGGAGCCGTGCAAACTGGGCTCAACACGACCCAAAACATCGTCACAGGCACCAAGGACACTGTGTGCAGCGGGGTGACCGGTGCCATGAACGTGGCCAAAGGAACTGTCCAAGGAGGTCTGGACACCTCAAAGACTGTCCTGACTGGCACCAGAGACACCCTATCTACTGGGCTCACAAGCGCACTGGGTGTGGCCAAGGGCACTGTGCAGACTGGCCTGGACACCACCAAGACCCTCCTGACGGGCACCAAGGACACCGTGTGCGGTGGTGTGACCGGTGCCATGAATGTGGCCAAAGGAGCTGCCCACATGGGCATGGACACCTCCAAGGCCATCCTGACGGGCACCGAAGATGCAGTGTCCACTGGGCTCACCGGTGCAGGGAGTGTGGCCACAGAGGCAGGGCAAACTGTCCAGAATTGGTTACCCGGTACCCAGGACAGTGTCTGGAGTGGACTCACCAGTTACAGAGCCCCAGGCAAAGGCGGGGAACAGGCCATCCTGAGACCCCAGGAGGCTCTGTCCTCTGGGTTATCCAGCGCCCCGGACACTCTCTGTGCGACCCTGGACCTTGGCAGGGAAGCCACTGCTGCGGCAACAGGCACCCATGGGGCCCCCCTGGGCAGGGAGAATGCAGGACACGCAGGAGCCATGAGCTTCGCGACTCCGCGGGACGAGCTGGGGGACCTGGGGGAGATCTTCTATCCCATGGATGCCAAGGAGCAAG CTCAGCTTGCCGCCTCTGAGCCTGGGCCAAAGGTGCTCACGGCTGACCGCGGCAGCTACTTTGTGCGTCTGGGCGACCTGGCTCCGGGCTTCCGGCAGCGGGCGTTCGAGCACGCCCTGAGCCACCTGCAGCACGGCCAGTTCCAGGCCCGGGCTGCGCTGGCCCAGCTGGAGGAGTCCTTCGAGCAG ATTGAAAAGGCCAAGCAGGCTCCAGAAGGCCAGTCATGGGTGGACCAGGGTCTGAGCAGCAGAGTGGAGGAAGGCGTTCCCCAAGAG GTGCTGGACTCCAGGGCTCTGTCCAGGGCCTGCGGCCTCATCCAGCAGCTGCACGTGGCCTACAGCAccctggcctccagcctccagggccTCCCCTCTGAGCTCCAGCAGCAGGTTGGGCGGGCGCGCCACGGCCTCTGTGAGCTCTATGGCCTGGTCTCCTCGGCCCGTTCCGTGGGAGAGCCGCCGGCAGAGCGCCTGGCCCAGAGCCGCGGGGCGGTGCGCCAAGCATGGCGGGAGCTGGAGCAGATGCTGGAGAGCGTGCAGCACGGCCCGCCGCTCTGCTGGCTCGTGGGGCCCTTTGCCCTGCACCCCACTGGGCAGCAGCTGTAG